The following proteins are encoded in a genomic region of Takifugu rubripes chromosome 9, fTakRub1.2, whole genome shotgun sequence:
- the rgma gene encoding repulsive guidance molecule A isoform X1, which produces MHSPRERSKVLPRAGWMVMGVRGRPSALEVCRVLAVFLLLFPGASRPCKILRCNSEFWASTSSSGQEEEFCTALRAYNGCVRRTARTCRGDLAYHSAQHGIEDLMSQHNCSKEGPTSPPRARTPPPPLPPPLQPDTQERSDGPEACHYERSPPRGAAQPNYTHCGFFGDPHLRTFGDDFQTCKVEGAWPLIHNRYLSVQVTNTPVVPGSLATAPSKLTIIFKNFQECVDQKMYHAETDELPSAFADGSKNGGERHGANALRVVEQVPGQHVVIQARYIGTTVVVRQVGRYLTFAVRMPEEVVNSVEEGDDQDLYLCLHGCPANQRIHFRDFRARAAEAQGPGRGRSGAGAHGFTYQSARAKCKERLPVEDLYFQSCVFDLLSSGDINFTMAAYYAFEDVKMLHSNSKMYHLFEKDAFKSRAAPRDGGSAPLLGVLAVLFWTQRCALRL; this is translated from the exons CGAGCCGGCCGTGCAAGATCCTCCGGTGCAACTCCGAGTTTTGggcctccacctccagctctggtcaggaggaggagttctGCACGGCGCTGCGCGCCTACAACGGCTGCGTCCGCCGCACGGCGCGCACCTGCCGTGGCGACCTGGCGTACCACTCCGCCCAGCATGGCATCGAGGACCTCATGAGCCAGCACAACTGCTCCAAAGAGGGGCCCACGTCGCCGCCGCGCGcccgcacgccgccgccgcccctccccccgccGCTCCAGCCCGACACCCAGGAGCGCTCCGACGGCCCCGAGGCGTGCCACTACGAGCGCAGCCCGCCGCGCGGCGCCGCCCAGCCCAACTACACCCACTGCGGCTTCTTCGGGGACCCGCACCTGCGGACCTTCGGGGACGACTTCCAGACGTGCAAGGTGGAGGGGGCGTGGCCGCTCATCCACAACAGATACCTGTCCGTGCAGGTGACCAACACCCCCGTGGTGCCGGGATCTCTGGCCACCGCCCCCAGCAAG CTGACAATCATCTTTAAGAACTTCCAGGAATGCGTGGACCAGAAGATGTACCACGCGGAGACGGACGAGCTGCCCTCGGCCTTCGCGGACGGCTCCAAGAACGGCGGCGAGCGCCACGGCGCCAACGCCCTGCGCGTGGTGGAGCAGGTTCCCGGGCAGCACGTGGTGATCCAGGCCAGGTACATCGGGACCACCGTGGTGGTGCGGCAGGTGGGCCGCTACCTGACCTTTGCCGTGCGGATGCCGGAGGAGGTGGTGAACTCGGTGGAGGAAGGCGACGACCAGGACTTGTACCTCTGCCTCCATGGTTGCCCCGCCAACCAGCGCATCCACTTCAGGGACTTCAGGGCCCGGGCGGCCGAGGCCCAGGGCCCGGGCCGGGGCAGGAGCGGCGCCGGGGCGCACGGCTTCACCTACCAGTCGGCCAGAGCCAAGTGCAAGGAGCGTCTCCCGGTGGAGGACCTGTACTTCCAGTCCTGCGTGTTTGACCTCCTGTCCTCGGGGGACATCAACTTCACCATGGCGGCCTACTACGCCTTCGAGGACGTCAAGATGCTCCACTCCAACAGCAAGATGTACCACCTCTTCGAGAAGGACGCGTTTAAGAGCCGCGCGGCACCGAGGGACGGCGGGTCGGCGCCCCTCCTGGGCGTCCTGGCCGTCTTGTTCTGGACCCAGCGTTGCGCCCTCCGTCTCTAG
- the rgma gene encoding repulsive guidance molecule A isoform X2: MVMGVRGRPSALEVCRVLAVFLLLFPGASRPCKILRCNSEFWASTSSSGQEEEFCTALRAYNGCVRRTARTCRGDLAYHSAQHGIEDLMSQHNCSKEGPTSPPRARTPPPPLPPPLQPDTQERSDGPEACHYERSPPRGAAQPNYTHCGFFGDPHLRTFGDDFQTCKVEGAWPLIHNRYLSVQVTNTPVVPGSLATAPSKLTIIFKNFQECVDQKMYHAETDELPSAFADGSKNGGERHGANALRVVEQVPGQHVVIQARYIGTTVVVRQVGRYLTFAVRMPEEVVNSVEEGDDQDLYLCLHGCPANQRIHFRDFRARAAEAQGPGRGRSGAGAHGFTYQSARAKCKERLPVEDLYFQSCVFDLLSSGDINFTMAAYYAFEDVKMLHSNSKMYHLFEKDAFKSRAAPRDGGSAPLLGVLAVLFWTQRCALRL, translated from the exons CGAGCCGGCCGTGCAAGATCCTCCGGTGCAACTCCGAGTTTTGggcctccacctccagctctggtcaggaggaggagttctGCACGGCGCTGCGCGCCTACAACGGCTGCGTCCGCCGCACGGCGCGCACCTGCCGTGGCGACCTGGCGTACCACTCCGCCCAGCATGGCATCGAGGACCTCATGAGCCAGCACAACTGCTCCAAAGAGGGGCCCACGTCGCCGCCGCGCGcccgcacgccgccgccgcccctccccccgccGCTCCAGCCCGACACCCAGGAGCGCTCCGACGGCCCCGAGGCGTGCCACTACGAGCGCAGCCCGCCGCGCGGCGCCGCCCAGCCCAACTACACCCACTGCGGCTTCTTCGGGGACCCGCACCTGCGGACCTTCGGGGACGACTTCCAGACGTGCAAGGTGGAGGGGGCGTGGCCGCTCATCCACAACAGATACCTGTCCGTGCAGGTGACCAACACCCCCGTGGTGCCGGGATCTCTGGCCACCGCCCCCAGCAAG CTGACAATCATCTTTAAGAACTTCCAGGAATGCGTGGACCAGAAGATGTACCACGCGGAGACGGACGAGCTGCCCTCGGCCTTCGCGGACGGCTCCAAGAACGGCGGCGAGCGCCACGGCGCCAACGCCCTGCGCGTGGTGGAGCAGGTTCCCGGGCAGCACGTGGTGATCCAGGCCAGGTACATCGGGACCACCGTGGTGGTGCGGCAGGTGGGCCGCTACCTGACCTTTGCCGTGCGGATGCCGGAGGAGGTGGTGAACTCGGTGGAGGAAGGCGACGACCAGGACTTGTACCTCTGCCTCCATGGTTGCCCCGCCAACCAGCGCATCCACTTCAGGGACTTCAGGGCCCGGGCGGCCGAGGCCCAGGGCCCGGGCCGGGGCAGGAGCGGCGCCGGGGCGCACGGCTTCACCTACCAGTCGGCCAGAGCCAAGTGCAAGGAGCGTCTCCCGGTGGAGGACCTGTACTTCCAGTCCTGCGTGTTTGACCTCCTGTCCTCGGGGGACATCAACTTCACCATGGCGGCCTACTACGCCTTCGAGGACGTCAAGATGCTCCACTCCAACAGCAAGATGTACCACCTCTTCGAGAAGGACGCGTTTAAGAGCCGCGCGGCACCGAGGGACGGCGGGTCGGCGCCCCTCCTGGGCGTCCTGGCCGTCTTGTTCTGGACCCAGCGTTGCGCCCTCCGTCTCTAG